Proteins from a genomic interval of Psychrobacter fulvigenes:
- the radC gene encoding RadC family protein has translation MAIKDWHEDDRPREKLLKFGAAHLTDAEILAIFLRTGTQSQSAIELARHLIDQFGSLAELLAAPQETVLACHGIGPAKYAQIMASLEMGTRYLDSQLKMGQALGRSQVVKDYISSQLRGEHREVFAVLCLDNALNLLNFEILFTGGISSCSVCIKHVLRHALTHAASQLIIAHNHPHTDATPSTADNLLTYELKKACDLLDLSLVDHIIVGRNDTLSYAEKGLTPF, from the coding sequence ATGGCCATAAAAGACTGGCATGAAGACGACAGACCACGCGAAAAATTACTGAAATTTGGAGCAGCACACCTAACGGATGCAGAGATTTTGGCGATATTCTTGCGTACCGGCACTCAGTCGCAGTCAGCCATTGAGCTTGCTCGGCACCTCATTGATCAGTTTGGCAGCCTTGCAGAGCTGTTGGCTGCTCCTCAAGAGACGGTGTTGGCTTGTCACGGTATCGGCCCTGCCAAATATGCCCAAATAATGGCTTCTCTCGAGATGGGGACGCGCTATCTGGACAGTCAGCTAAAAATGGGACAAGCACTTGGGCGCTCACAAGTGGTCAAAGATTATATCAGTTCCCAACTACGCGGTGAGCACCGTGAAGTCTTTGCCGTGCTGTGCTTAGACAACGCCCTAAACCTTTTAAACTTTGAGATCCTGTTTACCGGTGGTATTTCCTCTTGCTCAGTATGTATCAAGCATGTCCTGCGTCACGCCTTAACCCATGCCGCCAGTCAGTTGATTATCGCTCATAATCATCCACATACAGATGCCACGCCATCAACAGCAGACAACCTACTGACTTATGAGCTAAAAAAAGCCTGCGACCTATTGGACTTGTCGCTTGTCGATCATATTATCGTCGGCCGTAATGATACGCTGTCATATGCTGAAAAAGGCTTGACGCCCTTTTAA
- the coaBC gene encoding bifunctional phosphopantothenoylcysteine decarboxylase/phosphopantothenate--cysteine ligase CoaBC → MSNVVLAITGGIAAYKSAVFARLLIKAGFEVRVIMTAGAQAFITPLTLQALTGNEVHISLLDEQAEAGMGHIELAKWAELIIIAPASANTLARLSMGMADDLLTTVCLATTAPVIIAPAMNQQMWAHPAVNLNVQTLCDMNYHIIMPASGEQACGDVGAGRLPEPEQLLAEVRLFNAQQTIPQYLAGKTVVITAGPTVEAIDPVRYLSNHSSGKMGFALAQACVEAGAQVTLVAGGKVTLATPLGVTRIDVLSAAEMLTTVEQCVAGTHPALLHLLPLAKNAQTLAENVQSDDHEHHHEHDCDCQEPHEHIEQQSAQVNTPRHADIFIATAAVADYRTEEAAPQKIKKTQDAMSLSLVKNPDILATISHAYPDMFVVGFAAETQDVEHYARGKLVSKDLDLIACNDVSRSDIGFASDDNAMQVFFSQRYQNDTVTLEKASKDKIAAQLATIIGETIWQRHNG, encoded by the coding sequence ATGTCAAATGTTGTGCTCGCTATCACTGGCGGTATTGCCGCTTATAAATCCGCTGTTTTTGCTCGCTTACTGATTAAAGCAGGCTTTGAGGTGCGCGTCATTATGACCGCAGGCGCACAAGCCTTTATCACGCCGCTCACTTTGCAAGCTCTGACGGGTAATGAGGTACATATCTCTTTGCTTGATGAGCAGGCGGAAGCAGGAATGGGTCATATCGAGCTGGCTAAGTGGGCAGAATTAATCATCATTGCGCCAGCTTCGGCCAATACCTTGGCGCGTCTGTCTATGGGTATGGCAGATGACTTGTTGACGACTGTGTGTCTTGCGACTACTGCACCAGTCATTATTGCTCCAGCGATGAACCAGCAAATGTGGGCTCATCCAGCAGTAAACCTCAATGTGCAGACCTTATGCGATATGAATTACCATATTATTATGCCAGCGAGTGGTGAGCAGGCGTGCGGCGATGTGGGCGCAGGACGCCTGCCTGAGCCTGAGCAGTTATTGGCTGAGGTGCGTTTGTTTAACGCCCAGCAGACTATCCCACAATATCTAGCAGGCAAAACAGTCGTCATTACCGCAGGGCCGACGGTTGAAGCAATCGACCCAGTACGCTATTTGTCCAATCACTCTTCAGGGAAAATGGGCTTTGCCTTGGCGCAAGCTTGCGTAGAAGCAGGGGCGCAGGTGACGTTAGTCGCTGGTGGTAAGGTGACATTGGCCACACCGCTTGGGGTCACGCGTATCGATGTGTTGTCTGCGGCAGAGATGCTAACCACTGTCGAGCAGTGTGTGGCTGGCACGCATCCTGCGTTACTACATTTACTACCTTTGGCTAAGAATGCGCAGACTTTGGCTGAGAATGTTCAGAGTGATGATCATGAACACCATCATGAACACGACTGTGATTGTCAGGAGCCACACGAGCATATTGAGCAGCAGAGTGCCCAAGTGAATACTCCTCGTCATGCTGATATCTTTATTGCCACTGCGGCTGTAGCTGATTATCGTACGGAAGAAGCCGCGCCGCAAAAAATCAAAAAGACGCAAGATGCGATGTCGCTCAGTCTAGTCAAAAACCCAGATATCTTAGCGACGATTTCTCATGCATATCCTGACATGTTTGTGGTAGGTTTTGCCGCAGAGACGCAAGATGTGGAGCACTATGCTCGCGGAAAGCTGGTCTCTAAAGACTTAGATTTGATCGCTTGTAATGATGTCTCACGCTCAGACATTGGCTTTGCCAGTGATGATAACGCCATGCAGGTGTTTTTCTCTCAGCGCTATCAAAACGATACAGTGACACTAGAAAAAGCCAGTAAAGATAAGATTGCTGCACAGTTGGCGACGATTATCGGTGAGACAATATGGCAACGTCATAATGGTTAG
- a CDS encoding sulfite exporter TauE/SafE family protein, translating to MTEVLGSDSNQTLLLIAIFAIASLLHGISGLGITLVTTTALASIYPLPHAIILVIFPSLLLNAMTWLSGGGRSIWQNFIYYGRRYWLSALTSLVGSILGAKLLLWVDSAYILVVLAAVIGFYVISSLLGKQIRLPDTKLVLIVVGLSAGVIGGATNAMSTILMMYLLSASDDKNTIAKVGNMCYLLGKIAQIIVLREPIMALSSREWQLIVLLSVLSIGVLLVGIRLRRYLPQARFRQLILLILTVLGLRVGWQGITALLKLV from the coding sequence ATGACAGAAGTGCTGGGCAGCGATAGTAATCAAACGCTATTGCTGATAGCAATCTTCGCGATAGCCTCATTACTCCATGGTATTAGCGGTCTGGGTATCACCTTGGTGACTACGACCGCCTTAGCCAGTATTTATCCGTTACCCCATGCCATCATTTTAGTTATCTTTCCGTCATTACTACTCAATGCAATGACGTGGCTGTCCGGCGGTGGTCGCAGTATTTGGCAAAACTTTATTTATTATGGTCGCCGTTATTGGCTGTCGGCCCTAACCAGCTTAGTCGGTAGTATTTTGGGCGCTAAGCTGTTGCTATGGGTAGATAGTGCCTATATCTTAGTGGTGTTAGCGGCTGTGATTGGTTTTTATGTCATCAGCTCGCTATTGGGTAAGCAAATTCGGCTACCTGATACCAAGCTTGTGCTGATTGTCGTGGGACTCAGCGCAGGCGTCATTGGCGGTGCGACCAATGCCATGTCGACTATCTTGATGATGTATTTGCTGTCGGCAAGCGATGATAAAAACACCATCGCCAAAGTCGGTAACATGTGTTATCTGTTGGGAAAGATTGCGCAAATTATCGTCCTTCGCGAGCCCATCATGGCGCTGAGTAGTAGGGAGTGGCAGCTGATAGTACTACTAAGTGTGCTGTCTATCGGGGTGTTATTAGTAGGCATTCGTCTGCGTCGTTACTTACCGCAAGCACGATTTCGTCAGCTTATCTTGCTTATATTGACAGTGCTAGGATTACGGGTGGGCTGGCAGGGAATTACAGCGCTATTAAAATTGGTATAG
- a CDS encoding DUF2905 domain-containing protein yields MAKILIIVGMVLVTVGIIWLVFPSAFSWMGNLPGDIKYKSGYTSVYFPIVTMIVVSIIATIVLNLFNR; encoded by the coding sequence ATGGCAAAAATATTGATTATTGTAGGCATGGTCTTGGTGACTGTTGGAATCATCTGGTTGGTATTTCCAAGCGCGTTTTCTTGGATGGGTAATCTGCCAGGCGATATTAAATACAAATCAGGCTATACCAGTGTTTACTTCCCCATCGTCACCATGATAGTCGTCAGTATTATCGCCACCATAGTGTTGAACTTGTTTAATCGCTAA
- a CDS encoding histone deacetylase family protein, translating into MLKIAYSDVFRYSVPEKHRFPMQKYTMIPERLLSEGTITEDNFFAPKRLSEKEILTTHTEEYWHKLKTQTLTRKEARAIGFEMTPTLVERGRYIAHATYECALYAQKHGVAMNVAGGTHHAFANHGEGFCVFNDVCIASNLLLNRGQAQRILIVDLDVHQGNGNASIMADESRVFVFSMHGAKNYPFRKQASDLDIELANDTGDEEYLQILTDTLPRLISDFAPDMIFYQSAVDVLATDKLGKLALSQQGCKARDEYVLRQAKSANIPVAIVMGGGYSEDVEDVVEAHCNTFRLAQQLYFGETVS; encoded by the coding sequence ATGCTAAAAATCGCCTATTCTGACGTTTTTCGTTATTCTGTACCCGAAAAGCATCGCTTTCCCATGCAAAAATACACCATGATTCCTGAGCGTCTATTGTCCGAAGGGACGATCACTGAGGATAACTTTTTTGCGCCCAAGCGTTTGAGCGAAAAGGAGATTTTGACCACCCATACTGAGGAGTATTGGCATAAGTTAAAAACTCAGACGCTCACCCGAAAAGAAGCTCGAGCGATTGGGTTTGAGATGACGCCTACCTTAGTGGAGCGCGGACGCTATATCGCTCATGCCACCTACGAGTGTGCGCTGTATGCTCAGAAGCATGGTGTCGCAATGAATGTCGCTGGTGGTACACATCATGCCTTTGCCAATCATGGAGAGGGGTTTTGTGTGTTTAATGACGTCTGTATCGCCAGCAACTTATTATTGAATCGTGGGCAGGCACAAAGAATTTTAATCGTCGATTTAGATGTACATCAAGGCAATGGCAATGCCAGTATCATGGCAGATGAATCACGGGTTTTTGTCTTTAGTATGCATGGGGCAAAAAACTACCCCTTTCGTAAGCAGGCATCAGACTTGGATATTGAGCTGGCAAACGATACTGGTGATGAAGAATATCTACAAATCTTGACAGATACTTTGCCGCGCTTAATTAGTGATTTTGCGCCAGATATGATCTTTTATCAGTCGGCGGTCGATGTATTGGCAACGGATAAGCTCGGTAAGCTGGCACTGTCACAACAGGGCTGCAAAGCGCGTGATGAGTATGTTTTACGCCAAGCAAAGTCGGCCAATATTCCAGTGGCTATCGTGATGGGTGGTGGTTATTCTGAGGATGTCGAAGATGTGGTTGAGGCACACTGCAATACTTTTCGGCTCGCGCAACAGCTATATTTTGGTGAAACGGTTAGCTAA
- a CDS encoding YbjN domain-containing protein, with amino-acid sequence MSHSNKLSLWQKIKQLLTASASQSKASLDVPQHSSTTEVDEAAAETHSVNKKSTAEKTLDKTTTAENKESAQDDESQTSHSEPGSNDDLPIINRLKEYLNNKQWHYTYYSPRKNDSQQSHHLSLRMRNKQIDCGYLFRVQEGNNLLAVYGILPFLIPESHQSAAMLLITQINYDMLIGNLEMDISDGEIRYKNAIDVEAVGLDDHIIEHLLQTVIAMTTVSYELFSDLMNTPEPSENMSTLLSELRQQEDARTFFLPTQYVQ; translated from the coding sequence ATGAGTCACAGCAATAAACTCAGCTTATGGCAAAAAATCAAACAGCTATTGACTGCATCCGCGTCGCAGTCTAAAGCTTCGCTAGACGTGCCTCAGCATTCATCAACCACAGAGGTTGATGAGGCGGCTGCAGAGACTCATAGTGTCAATAAAAAAAGTACAGCCGAAAAAACTTTAGACAAAACAACGACTGCAGAAAATAAAGAAAGCGCACAAGATGATGAATCGCAAACAAGCCATTCAGAGCCCGGCAGTAATGATGACCTGCCCATTATCAATCGATTAAAAGAGTACTTAAACAATAAGCAGTGGCACTATACTTATTACTCTCCAAGAAAAAACGATAGCCAACAATCGCATCATCTATCACTACGAATGCGCAATAAACAAATTGATTGTGGCTATTTGTTTCGAGTACAAGAAGGCAACAACCTGCTCGCGGTCTATGGTATTTTGCCCTTTTTAATACCTGAGAGCCATCAAAGCGCTGCTATGCTACTCATTACCCAAATTAACTATGACATGCTGATTGGTAATTTGGAGATGGATATCAGCGACGGTGAGATTCGCTATAAAAACGCCATTGACGTCGAAGCCGTTGGTCTCGACGATCATATTATTGAGCATCTATTACAAACAGTGATTGCAATGACTACCGTAAGCTATGAGTTATTCAGCGACTTAATGAATACGCCAGAGCCTAGTGAAAATATGTCGACCTTACTCAGTGAACTACGTCAGCAGGAGGATGCTCGAACCTTCTTTTTACCAACGCAGTATGTGCAGTGA
- the ccmA gene encoding heme ABC exporter ATP-binding protein CcmA: MTALHSPLLTFDELTVQRGEIPLCEGVTLSLAAGSICHLVGANGTGKTTLLMQLAGLLPILTGAVGYQGTAGLPIQPLYVSHQLGIHSSLTVAQNLSFLLNLYGITPTGADIDEALAWVGLQGFETLSSNHLSAGQTRRITLARLYLLTPQVTPLWLLDEPFTALDVDMVARMEDRLREFADAGGAILMTSHQPVAVANQVLDLSDYMV, from the coding sequence ATGACAGCACTGCATTCACCCTTACTTACCTTTGATGAGCTGACCGTTCAGCGCGGGGAGATACCCTTGTGTGAAGGGGTTACGCTCAGCTTAGCTGCTGGTAGCATCTGCCATTTAGTCGGTGCGAACGGTACCGGCAAAACCACCTTGCTCATGCAGCTTGCGGGACTATTACCGATATTGACAGGTGCAGTTGGTTATCAAGGGACGGCAGGATTGCCAATACAACCGTTATATGTCTCCCACCAGTTGGGTATCCATTCAAGCTTAACGGTCGCGCAAAATCTAAGCTTTTTGTTGAATTTATATGGCATCACGCCAACTGGGGCTGATATTGATGAGGCGTTGGCATGGGTAGGGCTGCAAGGGTTTGAAACGCTGAGCTCAAACCATTTATCGGCTGGGCAAACGCGCAGAATTACGCTGGCACGCTTATATTTATTGACGCCACAAGTCACCCCGTTATGGCTACTTGATGAACCCTTTACCGCGCTTGATGTGGATATGGTTGCGCGGATGGAGGACAGGCTGCGTGAGTTTGCTGATGCTGGCGGTGCGATATTAATGACCAGCCATCAGCCAGTGGCTGTCGCCAACCAAGTGCTCGATTTGTCAGATTATATGGTATAA
- a CDS encoding heme exporter protein CcmB, with amino-acid sequence MTQSKVQPVVNTSKKSDVAAIRGIRFGQLWRREWQVKQQGTVQWLYPLVLFLMIITLFPLAVGSEPQLLQRLAVSAVWIAALLSLVMGVDGLFKPALDNGTLAQLVVAKASIPLWVLIRLAIHWIFSSGIVAVLSLLAVPLFQLGWFEAGILMASIVAGSPMLLMLSAIASSLTLSLKNGAVLVPLIALPMQLPVLIFATGAVDLFATGLNGLPILALLLAGSIMSVLLMPWVIAQTLKMAWLN; translated from the coding sequence ATGACACAGAGCAAAGTGCAACCAGTAGTGAATACTTCCAAAAAATCTGACGTCGCTGCCATACGTGGTATTCGCTTTGGTCAGCTGTGGCGCCGTGAATGGCAAGTCAAACAGCAAGGGACAGTACAGTGGCTGTATCCTCTGGTGTTATTTTTGATGATTATCACTTTATTTCCGTTAGCAGTGGGCAGTGAGCCGCAGTTGCTGCAACGTCTTGCCGTATCGGCAGTGTGGATTGCCGCATTATTATCACTGGTGATGGGTGTCGATGGTTTGTTTAAGCCGGCACTGGATAACGGCACGCTGGCACAGTTGGTAGTGGCAAAGGCTTCTATACCGCTTTGGGTATTGATACGCTTAGCCATTCATTGGATATTTAGCAGTGGTATTGTGGCGGTACTCAGTTTGCTTGCTGTGCCACTGTTTCAGCTCGGCTGGTTTGAAGCTGGGATTTTGATGGCTTCTATCGTGGCTGGTAGTCCTATGCTGCTAATGTTGTCGGCGATTGCCAGTAGTTTGACCTTGTCCTTAAAAAACGGCGCGGTATTGGTGCCCTTGATTGCGCTGCCGATGCAATTGCCAGTGTTGATTTTTGCCACGGGCGCGGTTGATTTGTTTGCGACCGGCCTGAATGGGCTGCCTATTTTAGCCTTGTTATTGGCAGGTAGTATCATGTCTGTGTTGCTCATGCCATGGGTGATTGCTCAGACTCTAAAGATGGCATGGCTGAATTAA
- the ccmC gene encoding heme ABC transporter permease CcmC: protein MPNMKNVSSPSLWQRIWQVFLTTVGTKQFFRIFAPWVKWLAILASICLVIGSVWGLAFAPPDYLQGNSYRIIFIHVPAASLAISIYFALAVLGVIFLVWKIKTASLVAQALAPLGFLLCVISLLTGSIWAKPTWGTYWVWDARLTSMLILAFLYAGVMALFAAFEHTANRGKAAAILSVVGAVNLPIIKYSVQWWNTLHQGSTFTLTAAPKMSADMWMPLLLMTIGSYLLVGTLAIYRTNTLILYRDQGKAWVKEFVREKNK from the coding sequence ATGCCCAATATGAAAAATGTCTCATCTCCTAGTTTGTGGCAGCGCATTTGGCAAGTATTCTTGACCACTGTGGGTACCAAGCAGTTTTTTCGTATTTTTGCGCCTTGGGTTAAGTGGCTTGCGATATTGGCCAGTATTTGCCTTGTGATCGGTAGTGTCTGGGGATTGGCGTTTGCGCCGCCCGACTACTTGCAAGGCAATAGCTATCGCATTATTTTTATCCATGTACCAGCAGCCAGTCTGGCCATCTCTATTTATTTTGCCCTTGCCGTGCTAGGCGTCATCTTTTTGGTTTGGAAGATTAAGACTGCCAGCTTGGTGGCGCAAGCACTTGCGCCTTTGGGCTTCTTATTGTGTGTCATTAGTTTGCTGACAGGCTCTATTTGGGCAAAGCCAACGTGGGGCACTTACTGGGTTTGGGACGCACGCCTGACGTCGATGCTGATTTTGGCGTTTTTGTATGCAGGGGTGATGGCGCTATTTGCTGCTTTTGAACATACTGCCAATCGCGGCAAAGCGGCGGCTATCTTGTCAGTGGTTGGGGCTGTGAATCTGCCCATTATTAAGTATTCTGTACAATGGTGGAATACCTTGCACCAAGGATCGACTTTTACCTTGACCGCTGCGCCAAAAATGTCAGCAGATATGTGGATGCCGCTGTTACTTATGACCATAGGCAGCTATTTGTTGGTTGGGACATTGGCGATTTATCGTACCAATACGCTTATTTTGTATCGCGATCAAGGCAAAGCTTGGGTAAAAGAGTTCGTCCGTGAAAAAAACAAGTAA
- the ccmD gene encoding heme exporter protein CcmD, which produces MQPYFYSLSEFIAMGKHGVFVWSCWGITVGLMFIFILYSRRQRQALIRQLAIQQARQAQRTSKTPKSVNKHRPS; this is translated from the coding sequence GTGCAGCCCTATTTTTATAGCTTATCGGAATTTATCGCCATGGGTAAGCATGGTGTTTTTGTCTGGTCGTGCTGGGGCATTACCGTAGGTTTGATGTTCATTTTTATTTTGTATAGTCGCCGACAAAGACAGGCGTTGATTCGTCAGCTGGCCATTCAACAAGCAAGACAAGCACAGCGTACCTCTAAGACTCCTAAATCTGTAAATAAGCATCGACCTTCATAA
- the ccmE gene encoding cytochrome c maturation protein CcmE: protein MNAVRRKKLMWVMFTLAGAAIAVVLVVYAIGQQTDYYFDATAIAQGEAPQDKRIRAGGMVVAGSVQRSVSDPLSVEFAITDFASTVPVTYQGILPDLFAENSGVVATGKMQGETFVAGEVLAKHDENYMPPEVAKSLKEHNRSGAIPASEQYNPAEPIREMETIQQ from the coding sequence ATGAACGCAGTTCGTCGCAAAAAATTGATGTGGGTTATGTTTACGCTTGCAGGCGCAGCGATCGCTGTGGTATTAGTCGTTTATGCCATTGGGCAACAAACGGACTACTATTTTGATGCGACCGCCATTGCACAAGGTGAAGCGCCACAAGACAAACGTATTCGTGCTGGTGGTATGGTCGTGGCGGGCAGTGTGCAGCGCTCAGTCAGTGATCCTTTGAGTGTCGAGTTTGCGATTACTGACTTTGCTTCAACGGTTCCAGTGACCTATCAGGGTATTTTGCCTGATTTGTTTGCCGAAAACTCAGGCGTCGTAGCGACAGGAAAAATGCAAGGCGAAACCTTTGTCGCAGGCGAGGTGTTGGCGAAACACGATGAAAACTATATGCCACCAGAAGTCGCCAAGTCGCTGAAGGAACATAACCGTAGCGGTGCCATTCCCGCGTCTGAGCAGTATAATCCCGCTGAACCGATACGTGAGATGGAAACAATACAGCAGTAG
- a CDS encoding aldo/keto reductase, translating to MQTFLHNHHILLEAYSPLAHGDVFNNDVIKEIADKHGVTPAQVSLAWILSDKDRIAIPKTSNPNHLQGNLDAIKVQLSADELAKIDRLARSDGRQIEHPDYKPEWDD from the coding sequence TTGCAGACTTTTTTGCATAATCATCATATTTTACTAGAGGCTTACTCGCCGCTTGCTCATGGTGATGTATTTAATAATGACGTAATCAAAGAGATCGCTGACAAGCATGGGGTGACGCCAGCACAAGTATCATTGGCTTGGATTCTATCCGACAAAGATCGTATCGCTATTCCAAAGACCTCTAACCCTAATCATTTGCAAGGTAATTTAGATGCCATCAAAGTGCAATTGAGCGCAGATGAGTTAGCCAAGATTGACCGTCTAGCCCGCTCTGATGGCCGTCAGATTGAACATCCTGATTATAAGCCTGAATGGGATGACTAG
- a CDS encoding aldo/keto reductase, with product MSTKNYNIRTAGQAKIPVLGLGTWRSKGQDCIDIVSQALKMGYEHIDTAQAYSNEVEVGKGIKQSGVARDKLFLTTKIFPDDMKFEPEKLKAAAKRSLENLDTDYVDLLLLHWPDDRVPLSKTIPALCELQKQGLTRHIGVSNFNIANIIEAKKYADVPIVVNQVEFHPFIKQFIRL from the coding sequence ATGAGCACTAAAAACTATAACATTCGCACTGCTGGACAAGCCAAAATTCCAGTGCTTGGATTAGGTACATGGCGATCGAAGGGACAAGACTGTATTGATATCGTTAGCCAAGCGTTGAAAATGGGCTATGAGCACATTGATACTGCTCAAGCGTATAGTAACGAAGTTGAGGTCGGTAAAGGTATCAAGCAATCAGGCGTGGCGCGTGATAAGTTATTCTTGACCACCAAAATATTCCCTGACGATATGAAGTTTGAGCCAGAAAAATTAAAAGCAGCTGCCAAACGCTCACTGGAAAATCTAGATACCGATTATGTTGATTTATTGCTGCTACATTGGCCTGATGACCGCGTTCCCTTATCCAAAACCATTCCTGCATTATGTGAATTGCAAAAGCAAGGATTGACACGTCATATCGGTGTCTCTAACTTTAATATCGCCAATATCATTGAAGCAAAGAAATATGCTGATGTCCCTATCGTCGTCAACCAAGTTGAGTTTCATCCGTTTATAAAGCAATTCATCCGTTTATAA
- a CDS encoding amidohydrolase family protein — protein MLKFTNANIYRNSDANEILVKNGVIEQIGKNLPAAEEEIDLKGRLIVPPYVDSHLHLDYVYTGGGDDAKNASGTLFEGIARWHDVKKTQTFADAKARMLKGIQEEVSKGVQYIRTHIDVCDPDLTGLKAMLELREELKDNVTIQIVAFPQEGMYAYKGAVELMEEALKMGADCVGGIPHFEWAYEFGQDSVRKTVELALKYDKLIDVHCDETDDPMSRHVQLLNALVMIEGIGARTAASHTCSFGSADDAYAFRMMGLFEHSGMNFIALPTENAYLQGRQDTYPKRRGLTRVKEFWESGINVSFGQDSINDPWYPAGNGNMMNILDNGIHLAQTMSLPQLDVCLDFITFNGAKTLNIEEEYGLEVGHAANFLVLDADSPFEAVRQRADVLASIRNGKYLFKKPEPSYEIELDLFRETK, from the coding sequence ATGCTTAAATTTACCAATGCCAATATTTATCGTAATAGCGATGCCAATGAGATTTTAGTTAAGAATGGTGTTATCGAGCAGATCGGTAAAAATCTGCCTGCTGCCGAGGAGGAAATTGATTTAAAAGGTCGGCTAATCGTACCGCCTTATGTGGATTCGCATCTGCATCTTGATTATGTCTATACCGGCGGTGGCGATGATGCCAAGAACGCATCAGGCACGCTATTTGAAGGTATCGCGCGCTGGCATGATGTCAAAAAAACGCAAACCTTTGCAGATGCCAAAGCGCGGATGCTAAAAGGTATTCAAGAAGAAGTCTCCAAAGGCGTGCAATATATTCGTACCCATATTGATGTCTGCGATCCTGATCTGACAGGACTTAAAGCGATGCTTGAGCTGCGCGAAGAGTTGAAGGATAACGTCACTATTCAGATTGTGGCTTTTCCGCAAGAGGGTATGTACGCCTATAAAGGCGCAGTTGAGTTGATGGAAGAGGCGCTGAAGATGGGCGCGGATTGCGTCGGCGGTATTCCGCATTTTGAATGGGCATACGAGTTCGGTCAAGACTCGGTGCGCAAAACGGTTGAGCTGGCGCTTAAATATGACAAGCTCATCGACGTGCACTGTGACGAAACTGACGATCCGATGAGTCGCCACGTTCAGTTATTAAATGCTTTGGTGATGATTGAAGGTATCGGTGCGCGTACCGCTGCTAGCCATACTTGCTCATTTGGCTCAGCAGATGATGCCTATGCGTTTCGCATGATGGGTCTGTTTGAGCATTCAGGCATGAACTTCATTGCACTGCCTACTGAGAACGCTTATTTACAAGGTCGTCAAGATACCTATCCTAAGCGCCGCGGACTGACTCGCGTCAAGGAGTTTTGGGAGAGTGGCATCAACGTCAGCTTTGGTCAGGATTCTATCAATGACCCTTGGTATCCAGCCGGTAACGGTAACATGATGAATATTCTAGACAATGGTATTCACTTGGCACAAACCATGTCATTGCCGCAGCTTGATGTCTGTCTTGATTTCATCACCTTTAACGGTGCGAAGACCTTGAATATCGAAGAGGAATACGGTTTAGAAGTCGGACATGCAGCCAACTTTTTGGTGTTGGATGCCGATAGTCCATTTGAAGCGGTGCGCCAACGTGCCGACGTATTGGCATCAATCCGTAATGGCAAGTATCTATTCAAAAAACCTGAACCCAGTTATGAGATTGAACTGGATCTGTTTAGAGAAACCAAATAA